From a region of the Maridesulfovibrio ferrireducens genome:
- a CDS encoding YciI family protein yields the protein MKKDTTQTYVYFYFMKKKPEIIKQAAPDHAKYWMSLKLDGYKGGPFADRSGGMILFKAKSKESASMTVAGDPFVIHDLIGESWLKPWVAH from the coding sequence ATGAAAAAGGATACAACACAGACGTATGTTTATTTTTATTTCATGAAAAAGAAACCTGAAATCATCAAACAAGCCGCCCCTGACCATGCTAAATATTGGATGTCTTTGAAACTGGATGGGTACAAAGGGGGACCGTTTGCTGACAGATCAGGAGGAATGATCCTTTTTAAAGCGAAAAGTAAAGAGTCGGCAAGTATGACAGTTGCAGGTGATCCGTTCGTAATCCACGACTTGATAGGAGAATCCTGGTTAAAACCGTGGGTGGCTCATTAG
- the mqnB gene encoding futalosine hydrolase codes for MKTILFVTATVKEMKAALGGVCILPALKQGVAVPFDFRGKSGLLLVTGIGIINSAFALGQTLAKYEIELVVLAGVAGTFDPERFPVGSACVVKTEIWPEYGLKKEKDVDPKGLGFSLAEVDNKPIWDRVDLFSGSALKKSVLDRFEKLPEAVSLTVSGVTATADEALRLKTEFGADIENMEGFATAYGCTLSGIPVCQVRTVSNLVGSRDRKDWDLLGALAELGRICSALVK; via the coding sequence GTGAAAACTATTCTTTTTGTCACTGCGACTGTAAAGGAAATGAAAGCCGCCCTTGGCGGAGTGTGCATATTGCCTGCGTTAAAGCAGGGAGTTGCGGTTCCTTTTGATTTTCGTGGCAAATCAGGTTTATTGCTGGTTACCGGTATTGGAATTATTAATTCGGCTTTTGCATTGGGACAAACTCTTGCAAAATATGAAATAGAGCTTGTTGTTCTTGCCGGAGTGGCAGGAACCTTCGATCCGGAACGTTTTCCTGTTGGATCTGCATGCGTTGTAAAAACAGAGATCTGGCCGGAATACGGACTTAAGAAAGAAAAAGATGTCGACCCGAAAGGGCTTGGTTTCAGTCTGGCTGAAGTAGATAATAAACCGATATGGGACAGAGTTGATCTTTTTTCAGGCAGTGCTCTTAAAAAGTCAGTGCTTGACCGATTTGAAAAACTGCCCGAAGCTGTTTCCTTAACAGTAAGCGGAGTTACTGCAACGGCGGATGAAGCCTTAAGACTCAAAACTGAGTTTGGGGCGGATATAGAAAATATGGAAGGTTTTGCAACCGCGTATGGATGTACTCTTTCGGGTATACCCGTATGTCAGGTGCGAACTGTATCGAACCTTGTGGGATCAAGAGACCGTAAAGATTGGGATTTGCTGGGAGCTTTAGCCGAACTCGGCCGAATTTGCTCTGCATTGGTTAAGTAA
- a CDS encoding phosphoribosylformylglycinamidine synthase subunit PurS: protein MLWRVEVGLKNNVRDVHGNKISRKIREELGIEAGEVRTIKVYTVEGLEKADIDKVLELGVLHDPVLHIPSLTPLAADFAWNLEVGFRPGVTDNEGRTAKESLILVINPEDAAKVKVYTSTQYIFSEKLEKEQIASIAKDLLANELIQRYEICSAEEWEKSPGFEAKAAQVTGRASDEVAIIDLLAMNDDEMMAFSRANTLAMSIEEFHSIRDYYSDPEVLAERKKMGIDPNPTDAELEALAQTWSEHCKHKIFSSKIEYENRETGVSSTVDSLYKSCIQNTTKEIRKDKGDDDFCLSVFKDNAGVIKFNDKLNVCVKMETHNSPSALDPYGGALTGIVGVNRDPMGTGLGANLLCNTDVFCFASPFYEGELPPRLLHPRRVLEGVREGVEHGGNKSGVPTVNGSIVFDERYLGKPLVYCGTVGTMPVKVAGRLSHEKKAQVGDIIVMTGGRIGKDGIHGATFSSEELHEGSPATAVQIGDPITQRKMYDCLMRARDTGLYSAITDNGAGGLSSSVGEMAEDTGGCDLDLAKAPLKYDGLKPWEILVSEAQERMTLAVPPEKLDEFMALAKEMDVEATALGTYTDSGIYNIRYGDKPVAALRMDFLHDGVPQMQLKAVWDRPVVDFKGEPEVKDHTALLKDMLGRLNICSKEYVIRQYDHEVQGRSVVKPLVGKKQDGPADAGVLRPDLDSDKGLVVSHGICPKFSDLDTYWMMANAIDEAVRNAVAVGGDISHMAGIDNFCWCDPVQSETTPDGHYKLAQLVRANQALSHFSRAYGVPCISGKDSMKNDYKGGGVKISIPPTVLFSTVGIVPDINKCVTSDFKNPGDFVYVLGITRNELGGSEVSSQLGFVHPSVPHVEALTALKRYETVQTAMSQGLISACHDLSDGGLGVALAEMSIGGRIGVEADLCSVPSEYGLSTLAILYSESASRFVVTVSPELAQKFEALFEGQVFGRIGMTTGLDTFGLAEGTTGIVRSKIHLLADAFKGTLDW from the coding sequence ATGCTCTGGCGGGTTGAGGTTGGTCTTAAAAATAATGTCCGGGATGTTCACGGGAATAAAATTTCCCGTAAAATCAGGGAAGAGCTCGGCATAGAAGCCGGTGAAGTCCGGACCATTAAAGTTTATACTGTTGAAGGTCTTGAAAAAGCCGATATTGATAAGGTGCTGGAGCTTGGAGTTCTGCATGATCCTGTCCTGCACATTCCGTCTCTTACCCCTCTTGCGGCTGATTTCGCCTGGAATCTGGAAGTCGGATTCCGTCCGGGTGTAACGGATAACGAAGGTCGCACTGCAAAAGAATCTCTGATTCTGGTTATTAATCCTGAAGATGCTGCAAAAGTTAAGGTTTATACCTCTACTCAGTACATTTTTTCAGAAAAGCTTGAGAAAGAGCAGATTGCATCTATTGCAAAAGATCTTTTAGCTAACGAATTGATTCAGCGTTATGAAATTTGTTCTGCTGAAGAATGGGAAAAATCTCCCGGATTTGAAGCTAAAGCGGCTCAGGTCACAGGTAGAGCCAGTGACGAAGTTGCAATTATTGATCTTCTTGCAATGAATGATGATGAAATGATGGCGTTCAGCCGTGCGAATACTCTCGCCATGAGTATTGAAGAATTTCATTCCATTCGTGACTACTATTCTGATCCCGAAGTTCTTGCAGAACGTAAGAAAATGGGGATTGATCCTAATCCAACAGATGCTGAACTTGAAGCTCTTGCACAGACATGGTCTGAGCACTGCAAGCACAAAATTTTCAGTTCTAAAATTGAATACGAGAACAGAGAGACCGGAGTTTCTTCTACCGTAGACAGTCTCTACAAATCCTGCATTCAGAATACCACCAAGGAAATCCGTAAAGACAAAGGCGATGACGACTTTTGTCTGTCAGTTTTCAAGGACAATGCCGGGGTTATCAAATTTAACGACAAGCTGAATGTTTGCGTTAAAATGGAAACTCATAACAGCCCTTCCGCTCTTGACCCTTACGGCGGAGCGCTGACAGGAATTGTCGGTGTTAACCGCGACCCTATGGGAACCGGACTGGGTGCAAACCTTCTTTGTAACACTGATGTTTTCTGTTTTGCTTCTCCTTTTTACGAAGGAGAACTTCCTCCGCGTTTACTTCATCCTCGCAGAGTTCTCGAAGGAGTCCGCGAAGGTGTTGAACACGGCGGTAATAAATCAGGTGTGCCTACTGTAAACGGTTCCATTGTTTTCGATGAAAGATACCTCGGTAAACCTCTTGTTTATTGCGGAACTGTCGGAACAATGCCCGTTAAGGTTGCCGGACGTCTGAGCCATGAAAAGAAAGCTCAGGTCGGCGATATTATCGTCATGACCGGCGGTCGCATCGGTAAAGACGGAATTCACGGCGCAACTTTTTCATCCGAAGAATTACACGAAGGATCTCCTGCTACAGCCGTTCAGATCGGTGACCCTATTACTCAGCGTAAGATGTATGACTGCCTCATGCGCGCCCGTGATACCGGTCTATATAGTGCTATTACTGATAACGGAGCTGGCGGGTTGTCTTCTTCCGTTGGAGAAATGGCCGAAGATACCGGTGGTTGTGATCTCGATCTTGCTAAGGCTCCGCTTAAATATGACGGTCTTAAGCCTTGGGAAATTCTTGTTTCCGAAGCTCAGGAGCGTATGACTCTGGCTGTTCCTCCCGAAAAGCTGGACGAATTCATGGCCTTGGCAAAAGAGATGGACGTTGAAGCAACTGCGCTTGGTACTTACACAGACAGCGGTATCTATAACATTAGATACGGTGATAAGCCTGTTGCAGCACTTCGTATGGACTTCCTGCATGACGGTGTTCCTCAGATGCAGCTTAAAGCTGTTTGGGACCGCCCAGTTGTTGATTTCAAAGGTGAGCCGGAAGTTAAAGATCATACTGCTCTGCTTAAAGATATGCTTGGCAGGCTTAATATATGCAGCAAAGAATACGTCATCCGTCAGTATGACCACGAGGTTCAGGGGCGCAGTGTCGTTAAACCTCTCGTCGGTAAGAAGCAGGACGGTCCCGCTGATGCCGGTGTACTGAGACCTGACCTTGATTCCGATAAGGGGCTTGTTGTCTCTCACGGAATATGTCCTAAGTTCAGTGATCTCGACACATACTGGATGATGGCTAATGCTATTGATGAAGCTGTCAGAAACGCCGTAGCCGTGGGTGGTGACATTTCACACATGGCCGGAATTGATAACTTCTGCTGGTGTGATCCGGTTCAATCCGAAACAACTCCTGACGGACATTACAAGCTTGCTCAGTTGGTCAGAGCTAATCAGGCTCTTTCTCACTTCAGTCGCGCATATGGCGTGCCTTGTATCTCCGGTAAAGACTCAATGAAAAATGACTACAAGGGCGGGGGCGTAAAAATCTCCATTCCTCCAACGGTTCTTTTCTCTACGGTCGGGATTGTTCCTGATATTAATAAGTGTGTCACTTCCGATTTCAAGAATCCCGGTGACTTTGTATATGTTTTAGGTATTACCAGAAATGAACTTGGCGGCTCGGAAGTTTCTTCCCAGCTCGGGTTTGTTCATCCTTCTGTTCCGCATGTAGAAGCACTTACTGCTCTTAAACGTTATGAAACAGTTCAGACAGCCATGAGCCAGGGGCTTATTTCAGCCTGTCATGACCTTTCTGACGGCGGACTCGGAGTTGCGCTGGCTGAGATGTCAATCGGCGGTAGAATCGGCGTAGAGGCTGATCTCTGTTCCGTTCCTTCCGAGTATGGTTTGAGTACTCTAGCTATCCTTTACAGTGAATCTGCAAGTAGATTTGTTGTGACTGTATCGCCTGAGCTTGCTCAGAAGTTTGAAGCCCTGTTCGAAGGACAGGTTTTCGGACGTATAGGTATGACAACCGGACTTGATACTTTCGGCCTTGCAGAAGGAACAACCGGAATAGTCAGAAGCAAGATTCATCTTCTTGCAGATGCCTTCAAAGGCACTCTCGACTGGTAG
- a CDS encoding co-chaperone GroES has product MTLKPLQDRVLIKRLESEQKTAGGIIIPDSAQEKPMKGVVAAAGPGKDKAPMSVKEGDVVLFAKYAGNELSIDGEDFIIMREEEILAVVE; this is encoded by the coding sequence ATGACTCTCAAACCGTTACAGGATCGCGTACTCATTAAGCGTCTGGAAAGCGAACAGAAAACAGCCGGTGGTATTATCATCCCTGATTCCGCTCAGGAAAAACCTATGAAAGGTGTTGTTGCTGCAGCCGGTCCAGGTAAAGATAAAGCTCCTATGTCCGTAAAAGAAGGTGACGTTGTGCTCTTCGCTAAATATGCAGGCAACGAACTTTCTATTGATGGTGAAGACTTCATCATCATGCGCGAAGAAGAAATTCTCGCAGTTGTTGAATAA
- the groL gene encoding chaperonin GroEL (60 kDa chaperone family; promotes refolding of misfolded polypeptides especially under stressful conditions; forms two stacked rings of heptamers to form a barrel-shaped 14mer; ends can be capped by GroES; misfolded proteins enter the barrel where they are refolded when GroES binds) codes for MAKAIEFNVTAREHLKIGVDTLADAVKVTLGPRGRNVVIEQSWGAPVITKDGVTVAKAIDLEDKFQNMGAQMVKEVASKTNDIAGDGTTTATVLAQSIFAEGVKLVAAGRNPMSIKRGIDAAVSAIVEELNKLAKPTRDKSEIAQVGTISANSDSTIGEILAEAMDKVGKEGVITVEEAKSMKTELDVVEGMQFDRGYLSPYFATDTDKMVCEFEDPMILLCEKKVSSMKDLLPILEQVLKMSRPLLIVAEDIDGEALATLVVNRLRANLQVCAIKAPGFGDRRKEMLQDIAVLTGAQVVSEDVGLSLDAMTIDGLGTAKRIRIDKENTIIVDGAGSVDDIKARVRRIESQAADSTSDYDREKLQERLAKLVGGVAVIKVGAATEIEMKEKKARVEDALNATRAAVEEGIVAGGGTALVRCAKVLDGLKAGNDDELAGIGIIRRAVQQPLRMIAENAGFEGSIVVEKVAEGKEGFGFNAATGVYEDLIKAGVIDPKKVTRIALQNAASVSSLLLTTECSISDAVEDDE; via the coding sequence ATGGCTAAAGCTATTGAATTTAATGTAACAGCACGTGAACATCTCAAAATCGGCGTTGACACTCTCGCCGACGCTGTAAAAGTAACACTCGGACCCCGTGGTCGTAATGTTGTGATCGAACAGTCCTGGGGCGCACCCGTCATTACTAAAGACGGTGTTACCGTTGCTAAGGCTATTGATCTGGAAGATAAATTCCAGAACATGGGCGCTCAGATGGTTAAGGAAGTTGCTTCCAAAACCAACGACATCGCCGGTGACGGTACAACTACCGCTACAGTTCTTGCTCAGTCCATTTTTGCTGAAGGTGTAAAGCTCGTTGCTGCCGGACGTAACCCAATGTCCATCAAACGCGGAATTGACGCCGCTGTTTCAGCTATTGTTGAAGAACTCAACAAACTTGCTAAACCAACTCGTGATAAATCTGAAATCGCTCAGGTCGGAACAATTTCCGCAAACAGCGATTCCACAATCGGCGAAATCCTTGCTGAAGCAATGGACAAAGTCGGTAAAGAAGGCGTTATCACTGTTGAAGAAGCTAAATCCATGAAGACAGAACTGGATGTAGTTGAAGGCATGCAGTTTGACCGCGGATATCTTTCTCCTTACTTCGCAACTGACACAGACAAAATGGTCTGCGAATTTGAAGATCCTATGATCCTTCTCTGCGAAAAGAAAGTTTCCAGCATGAAAGATCTTCTGCCCATTCTTGAGCAGGTTCTCAAAATGTCCCGTCCTCTGCTCATCGTTGCAGAAGATATCGACGGTGAAGCTCTTGCAACTCTCGTAGTTAACAGACTCCGCGCCAACCTTCAGGTTTGTGCTATCAAAGCTCCTGGCTTTGGTGATCGCCGTAAAGAAATGCTTCAGGACATCGCTGTTCTGACCGGTGCTCAGGTTGTATCTGAAGACGTAGGTTTGTCCCTTGACGCTATGACTATCGACGGACTTGGAACAGCTAAACGCATCAGAATCGACAAAGAAAACACCATCATCGTTGACGGTGCCGGTTCTGTTGATGATATCAAAGCTCGTGTACGCAGAATCGAAAGTCAGGCAGCTGACTCTACTTCTGACTATGACCGCGAAAAATTACAGGAACGTCTCGCCAAGCTTGTTGGCGGTGTTGCAGTAATCAAAGTCGGCGCAGCAACTGAAATCGAAATGAAAGAAAAGAAAGCTCGCGTTGAAGATGCTCTTAACGCAACTCGCGCAGCTGTTGAAGAAGGCATCGTAGCAGGTGGCGGAACCGCTCTTGTTCGTTGCGCTAAAGTTCTCGACGGCCTCAAAGCTGGTAACGATGACGAACTTGCCGGTATCGGTATCATTCGCCGTGCTGTTCAGCAGCCTCTTCGCATGATCGCTGAAAACGCTGGTTTCGAAGGTTCTATCGTTGTTGAAAAAGTTGCTGAAGGCAAAGAAGGCTTCGGCTTTAACGCAGCAACTGGCGTATACGAAGACCTTATCAAGGCCGGTGTTATCGATCCTAAAAAGGTTACCCGTATCGCTCTCCAGAATGCAGCTTCCGTTTCCAGCCTTCTGCTGACAACCGAATGCTCCATCTCCGACGCTGTTGAAGACGACGAATAG
- a CDS encoding HDOD domain-containing protein, giving the protein MSLDEILESPRLMMKLSFPPVMLQLMEEAAKPEPDFSVLGKIISMDPALSTTILNLVNSPFYGLSQEVSDLKRAAIVLGTRELLNLAVTVSFQKHISAHLEKQDYKIYSDWMLTVWGAISAQLIASRICPEYADKMYLCCLLKDISLLFLRCAAPDEIPEMLSSDSVTRSYSGQAEAENDSWGMTHGALSQLLLSRWKLKTLECPSILHHHSLEELDSFDLPTQAVILGTKWAEMELGNSSAPFNVLQFEVQLQNALDMDEEAIEDFRSVCRTKFQSMLGTLGMDEGGSGTHFYNHSIKTLQASYFMSLELLTAEGGVDSISRIIGRHVKLNWDINEWELALKSPDFDKYYLYRVGESGLERVFSRVDKKDLKWNVRTDGITISSRGVFLGEFRCLCPGLSESEKSDLKLYFRFIGQAYEHYSLRQHLLEGRAVTLETLPLGIARLDIKGSVLDMNDEMARIIGGAEISGAKEFSELFNMGVGAGLGKGWADFLVDNSKTSFSKILCVRLRTGGIPRDACLYISAYKQKSGEDWLISVIMEDVREISETQIQALKQKDFLEGLIDSMRDVVFTVDVRGNIHYVSSRYSKIFLGRNLFDIASPSGAFTGRWGPELFEQPKSVVEVLMKRTDSTGLPFELVISKLEGAGEKYLIVARDMTAIRRLEEKLKKQAVFDGLTELFNHTQFNTMLGREITRSKRTGRPVGILFFDLDRFKKVNDTEGHQAGDEVLKSVAVILKEELRAGMDFPCRYGGDEFGVIVTEVRPESLEMIGNRIRMKIDTKFSGRVTISGGMTVYEDGDSPVSMLKRADTAAYEAKDLGGNLLKWAKKES; this is encoded by the coding sequence ATGAGTCTGGACGAGATCCTTGAATCACCACGACTGATGATGAAGCTAAGTTTTCCTCCGGTGATGCTTCAACTGATGGAGGAGGCTGCTAAGCCTGAGCCTGATTTTTCTGTGCTGGGAAAAATTATCAGCATGGACCCGGCTCTTTCAACTACCATACTTAATCTGGTCAACTCTCCTTTCTATGGTTTGTCACAGGAAGTTTCAGATCTTAAGCGCGCGGCTATAGTTCTGGGAACGAGAGAGTTGTTGAATCTTGCGGTTACTGTTTCGTTTCAAAAACATATTTCTGCCCATCTTGAGAAACAAGACTACAAGATTTACAGTGATTGGATGCTCACCGTGTGGGGAGCTATTTCAGCTCAATTGATTGCTTCCAGAATTTGTCCTGAATATGCTGATAAAATGTATCTTTGCTGTCTTCTTAAAGATATCTCTCTGTTGTTTCTCAGATGTGCTGCTCCTGATGAAATTCCTGAGATGCTTTCAAGTGATTCAGTTACAAGATCTTATTCCGGTCAGGCAGAAGCTGAGAATGATAGTTGGGGTATGACTCATGGAGCACTCAGTCAGCTTTTGCTTTCTCGCTGGAAACTTAAGACTCTTGAGTGTCCTTCTATCCTGCATCATCATTCTTTAGAGGAATTAGATTCTTTCGATTTGCCGACTCAGGCTGTAATTCTGGGTACTAAATGGGCTGAAATGGAACTGGGCAATTCTTCTGCTCCGTTTAATGTTTTGCAGTTTGAAGTTCAGCTTCAGAACGCTTTGGACATGGATGAAGAAGCGATTGAAGATTTCAGAAGTGTTTGCCGGACTAAATTTCAATCCATGCTCGGCACATTGGGAATGGATGAAGGGGGGAGTGGAACCCATTTTTATAATCATTCCATAAAGACACTTCAAGCCAGTTATTTTATGAGCCTCGAGCTTCTTACAGCCGAAGGTGGAGTGGATTCAATCTCCCGGATAATAGGGCGTCATGTTAAGCTTAACTGGGATATAAATGAATGGGAGCTTGCCCTTAAGTCTCCTGATTTTGATAAATATTATTTGTATAGAGTCGGAGAGTCTGGACTGGAAAGGGTTTTCTCACGGGTTGATAAAAAAGACCTCAAGTGGAATGTGCGGACTGATGGTATAACCATTTCCAGCCGTGGTGTTTTCCTTGGTGAGTTTCGGTGTTTGTGTCCGGGGCTTTCTGAGAGTGAGAAGAGTGATTTAAAATTATATTTCCGATTTATCGGTCAGGCTTATGAGCATTACAGTCTTAGGCAGCATTTGCTGGAAGGGCGGGCTGTAACTCTTGAAACTCTGCCTCTCGGGATTGCCCGCTTAGATATTAAGGGCAGTGTTCTTGATATGAACGATGAGATGGCACGTATTATCGGAGGAGCTGAAATTTCCGGAGCGAAGGAGTTCAGCGAATTATTTAATATGGGTGTCGGTGCTGGACTTGGCAAGGGATGGGCTGATTTTCTTGTAGATAACTCCAAGACTTCTTTCAGCAAAATCCTTTGTGTAAGACTTCGTACGGGAGGAATCCCGCGTGATGCCTGCCTTTATATCTCAGCATATAAGCAAAAAAGTGGTGAAGACTGGCTCATTTCTGTAATTATGGAAGATGTTCGCGAAATTTCGGAAACTCAGATTCAGGCGCTTAAGCAGAAAGATTTTCTGGAAGGTCTTATTGATTCCATGCGTGATGTTGTTTTCACTGTCGATGTTCGCGGAAATATACATTATGTTTCATCGCGTTATTCCAAAATTTTTCTAGGGCGTAATCTCTTTGATATAGCGAGTCCTTCAGGTGCTTTTACCGGCCGATGGGGGCCTGAACTGTTTGAGCAGCCTAAATCTGTTGTGGAAGTTTTGATGAAAAGAACGGATTCTACTGGCTTACCGTTTGAACTTGTCATCAGTAAACTTGAAGGTGCCGGCGAGAAATATCTGATCGTCGCCCGTGATATGACTGCCATCAGAAGGTTGGAAGAAAAACTGAAAAAGCAGGCTGTCTTTGACGGGCTGACAGAGTTGTTCAATCATACTCAGTTCAACACGATGCTCGGACGTGAAATAACCCGTAGTAAAAGAACCGGGCGGCCTGTCGGTATATTGTTTTTTGATTTGGACAGGTTCAAAAAAGTTAATGATACAGAAGGACATCAGGCCGGAGATGAGGTCTTGAAGAGTGTCGCGGTTATTTTGAAGGAAGAACTCAGAGCAGGAATGGATTTCCCGTGTCGATACGGCGGAGATGAATTTGGAGTGATTGTTACAGAGGTCCGGCCTGAATCCCTTGAAATGATAGGGAATAGAATTCGGATGAAAATAGATACTAAATTTTCAGGGAGAGTAACCATCAGTGGCGGTATGACCGTTTATGAAGATGGAGATTCTCCGGTCAGTATGCTTAAGCGGGCTGACACAGCGGCATATGAAGCCAAGGATTTGGGTGGTAATTTGTTGAAATGGGCGAAAAAAGAATCTTGA
- a CDS encoding MarR family winged helix-turn-helix transcriptional regulator has protein sequence MSTSNQMVMELLRLGTYLQREGARISREFELTQQQFVILVVIKNQGPISQKEILSDLLYEKSNVSKSITRLTSLGMVKTSKEKKDSRVVMCEVTDKGRDVVKKCMKTMKTWNEKWLEQISDTDLKQMVKTLSSIGAMK, from the coding sequence ATGTCTACTTCGAATCAAATGGTTATGGAACTGCTTAGACTTGGTACATATTTACAACGCGAAGGAGCACGAATCTCACGCGAGTTCGAGTTGACACAACAACAATTTGTAATACTGGTGGTGATAAAAAACCAAGGGCCTATTTCTCAGAAAGAAATTCTTTCAGATCTGTTATATGAAAAATCAAATGTTTCCAAATCAATAACCCGCCTTACATCACTCGGGATGGTTAAAACATCAAAAGAGAAGAAAGATTCTAGAGTAGTAATGTGCGAAGTAACCGACAAGGGACGAGATGTTGTCAAAAAATGTATGAAAACCATGAAAACATGGAATGAAAAATGGTTGGAACAAATTTCTGATACCGACTTGAAACAGATGGTGAAGACCTTAAGCTCTATTGGAGCGATGAAGTAA
- a CDS encoding polyprenyl synthetase family protein produces the protein MTELLAYFEQELPKINGFLDEETDKLEGLVKGVAKHVLLAPGKRIRPILTILSARALGYSKEDIYPLASSLELLHAATLLHDDILDDADLRRGVTASHLVFGITETVLAGDVLLALANLIGADYGKSRISSILASAIMSTAEGEIREIAHISEPKVDRDIYMDIIIGKTARLLEASCRIGAAVACDDTELEDALGDFGLNMGIAFQLVDDALDYESPVGDTGKPEGGDLKEGKVTLPLILYLEMLEDKEAESLLAEIKNRTLSDARRDEVLESIRAHGLGTKTRQSAAEYIEKAKACLTPLSDSVESRVLKLSADFVLTRRK, from the coding sequence ATGACTGAGTTATTAGCCTATTTTGAACAAGAGTTGCCTAAGATAAACGGTTTTTTGGATGAAGAGACCGATAAGCTTGAGGGGTTGGTAAAGGGGGTTGCGAAGCATGTACTGCTTGCTCCCGGTAAACGGATACGTCCGATTCTCACCATACTTTCTGCCCGGGCTTTAGGATATTCAAAGGAAGATATTTATCCTTTAGCAAGCTCGCTTGAGCTGCTGCACGCTGCAACCTTGCTTCATGACGACATACTAGATGACGCTGATCTGAGAAGGGGAGTTACGGCTTCACATCTTGTTTTCGGTATTACAGAGACCGTTCTTGCCGGGGATGTTCTTCTTGCTCTTGCCAATTTAATCGGCGCTGATTACGGAAAATCCCGTATAAGCTCGATTCTGGCTTCAGCGATAATGTCCACAGCAGAAGGAGAAATTCGGGAAATAGCACATATTTCAGAGCCGAAAGTGGACCGTGATATATATATGGATATTATCATAGGTAAAACTGCAAGGCTTCTTGAAGCTTCATGTCGCATCGGGGCAGCTGTTGCTTGTGACGACACAGAACTTGAAGACGCTCTCGGAGATTTTGGCCTTAATATGGGCATTGCTTTTCAACTGGTTGACGATGCTCTTGATTATGAATCTCCTGTCGGAGATACAGGTAAGCCGGAAGGCGGAGATTTGAAAGAAGGCAAGGTTACTTTACCTTTAATTCTCTATCTTGAGATGTTAGAGGATAAGGAAGCTGAATCTTTGCTTGCTGAGATTAAAAATCGTACTCTTTCTGATGCTAGGCGGGATGAAGTGCTTGAAAGTATCCGTGCGCATGGGTTGGGAACAAAAACAAGGCAATCCGCAGCCGAATACATTGAAAAGGCTAAAGCCTGTCTGACTCCATTGTCTGACAGTGTTGAAAGCCGAGTTCTCAAGCTGTCCGCCGACTTTGTTTTGACCCGCCGTAAGTAG